From one Flavobacterium sp. N502536 genomic stretch:
- a CDS encoding ATP-binding protein, which produces MIVLIVVASFLLASISIIQFKNEAKEYHQERLERKENAVKEHINYVLSTTTYPLKTANLDLIFKDKIHELAQIHKIEINIYSLDGKLLKSSKESFAVDKVAPPIPEYILKLVRSSIEKRFVDIKTIDGVKNRSSYSLIKDEKFKPLGILNLPYLEDDGYYDNELNTFLIRLSQVYSFMLIVAFGLAYFLSTYITKSLKTISDKLEETNLDQKNEKIVLEANSKEVNFLIKAYNGMVDKLETSAIKLAQSEREEAWREMAKQVAHEIKNPLTPMRLTVQSFQRKFDPTAPDVKQKLNDYSETLIQQIDTMTAVASAFSNFASMPAQQNETLNVVEVVELSLDIFNEDYIVFESEEEEIISKMDRTQLIRVITNLVKNATQAIPESQFHKSIVVTVKRRNNNVEIAVKDNGIGIQKQDISRIFEPKFTTKTSGMGLGLGIIKNIIENYKGTITFESTYGKGTTFRVSLPITNS; this is translated from the coding sequence ATGATTGTATTGATTGTTGTGGCATCGTTTTTATTGGCTTCTATTTCGATTATTCAGTTTAAAAATGAAGCAAAAGAATACCATCAGGAACGTCTCGAGCGTAAAGAAAATGCAGTAAAAGAACACATTAATTATGTGCTTTCCACCACAACCTATCCTTTAAAAACGGCCAATCTGGATCTGATTTTTAAAGATAAAATACACGAACTGGCTCAGATTCATAAAATCGAAATCAACATTTACAGTCTTGACGGGAAATTACTGAAATCCTCAAAGGAGTCTTTCGCTGTCGATAAAGTAGCGCCGCCAATTCCGGAATACATTCTGAAATTAGTGCGGTCTTCGATCGAAAAACGTTTTGTAGACATTAAAACGATTGATGGCGTTAAAAACAGATCTTCTTATAGCTTGATTAAAGATGAAAAGTTCAAGCCTCTTGGAATTTTGAATCTCCCATATTTAGAAGATGACGGGTACTACGACAATGAGCTCAATACCTTTTTGATTCGTCTAAGTCAGGTATATTCCTTTATGCTGATTGTCGCTTTTGGACTGGCTTATTTCTTATCGACTTATATTACAAAGTCGCTTAAAACAATTTCGGATAAACTGGAAGAAACCAATTTAGATCAGAAAAACGAAAAGATTGTTTTAGAAGCGAATAGCAAGGAAGTTAACTTTCTGATCAAGGCTTATAATGGAATGGTCGACAAATTGGAAACCAGTGCCATAAAATTGGCCCAAAGCGAGCGTGAAGAAGCCTGGCGTGAAATGGCAAAACAAGTAGCACACGAAATTAAAAATCCGCTTACGCCGATGCGATTAACGGTGCAGAGTTTTCAACGCAAGTTTGACCCGACCGCGCCGGATGTTAAGCAAAAATTAAACGATTATTCAGAGACCTTAATCCAGCAAATTGATACCATGACCGCTGTGGCTTCGGCATTTTCGAACTTTGCGTCGATGCCGGCACAACAAAACGAAACCTTAAATGTGGTGGAGGTTGTTGAGCTTTCGTTAGATATTTTCAATGAAGATTATATTGTTTTTGAAAGCGAGGAGGAAGAAATTATTTCCAAAATGGACCGTACGCAATTGATACGGGTTATCACCAATCTCGTTAAAAATGCCACACAGGCAATTCCGGAAAGCCAGTTTCATAAATCTATTGTAGTAACCGTAAAACGCCGAAACAATAATGTTGAAATTGCGGTAAAAGATAACGGAATCGGAATTCAGAAACAGGATATTAGTAGAATCTTCGAACCAAAGTTTACTACGAAAACGAGCGGGATGGGGCTAGGACTCGGAATTATCAAAAACATTATCGAAAATTACAAAGGAACAATTACCTTTGAATCAACTTACGGAAAAGGAACCACATTCAGGGTTTCTTTACCGATAACAAACTCATAA
- a CDS encoding uroporphyrinogen-III synthase translates to MSKSIQILSTKKLSTEQKQALTTANLEVIEADFIQTENKPFEIKDLNDNLIFTSQNAVHSILSHPKLEELKSKNVFCVGLKTKILLSESGFNVVAYTGYAADLAEIITLIYRSESYTFFSGNLRRETLPKALKDAEIKFNEIQVYDTSLTPQKIKTAVDAILFYSPSGVESYLKENTIKKETCFCIGETTAEALHKITKNIIIADQTTVEDVIEDVLQEYK, encoded by the coding sequence ATGAGTAAATCAATTCAAATATTATCTACAAAAAAGCTCTCAACTGAACAAAAGCAAGCGTTAACAACCGCAAATCTTGAAGTTATTGAGGCTGATTTTATTCAAACAGAGAATAAACCTTTCGAAATAAAAGACCTCAACGATAATTTAATCTTTACGAGTCAGAATGCGGTTCACAGTATCCTATCGCATCCAAAATTGGAAGAACTGAAAAGTAAAAATGTATTTTGTGTCGGATTAAAAACGAAGATCCTTTTGTCTGAAAGCGGATTCAATGTTGTCGCTTACACCGGATATGCTGCTGATTTAGCTGAAATCATTACTTTAATTTATCGCAGTGAAAGCTATACTTTTTTTAGTGGAAACCTGCGTAGAGAAACTTTACCAAAGGCTTTAAAAGATGCTGAGATAAAATTCAATGAAATTCAGGTTTATGATACTTCATTGACACCTCAAAAAATAAAAACCGCTGTTGATGCTATTCTATTCTATAGTCCTTCTGGCGTTGAAAGTTATCTGAAAGAGAATACTATTAAAAAGGAAACCTGCTTTTGCATTGGAGAAACCACTGCTGAAGCCTTACATAAAATTACCAAAAACATCATAATTGCAGATCAGACAACGGTTGAAGATGTCATTGAAGATGTTTTACAAGAATATAAATAA
- a CDS encoding Nramp family divalent metal transporter has product MTKSLEEVHQSVATQHKKTGFRKILAFLGPAYLVSVGYMDPGNWATDIAGGSQFGYSLLWVLLMSNLMALLLQSLSARLGIVTQRDLAQASRETYSKFINYILYFLAEIAIAACDLAEVLGMAIGINLLFDIPLIEGVLITVLDTFLLLFLINKGIRKMEAFIIVLVAIIGFSFIFEMIFAEPELDKVIYGLVPSIPSSAALYIAIGIIGATVMPHNLYLHSSLVQTRKFDRTPAGIKQALKYNFIDSTIALNLAFFVNAAILILAAATFYKNGMFEVAEIQDAHKFLEPLLGTKWAPILFAVALIAAGQSSTVTGTLAGQIVMEGYLNLRIQPWVRRIITRLIAIVPAVIVILIYGESVTGKLLILSQVILSLQLGFAIIPLIHFVSDKTKMKGFHISRTTQVAAWIIASIIVTLNAKLVFDEITSWLESSNNPTVLWFTVVPLAFGFLALLLYIVFKPFVTRIKSNIENHSPHHLKLVYTPKESYGKKNIAITVDFSKADEAALNNAFELGGIDAQYTLIHIVETVGALMYGGNVDDHETTIDEKLLLEYKEMLSTKGFKIKTELGFGKPNSVIPNIINVGNFDILVMGTHGHTGLKDILFGTTVDKLRHKISIPLLIVK; this is encoded by the coding sequence ATGACCAAATCTTTAGAAGAAGTTCATCAATCGGTTGCAACACAGCATAAAAAAACAGGTTTCAGAAAAATATTAGCGTTTTTAGGTCCGGCATACCTCGTAAGTGTGGGGTATATGGATCCCGGAAATTGGGCGACAGACATCGCCGGAGGTAGTCAGTTTGGATATTCTTTGCTTTGGGTTTTACTGATGAGTAATTTAATGGCTCTGCTCCTTCAGAGCTTAAGCGCCAGACTCGGAATCGTGACACAGCGAGATTTAGCTCAGGCATCACGCGAGACCTATTCTAAATTTATCAATTACATTTTATACTTTTTAGCCGAAATTGCCATCGCAGCCTGTGATCTTGCCGAAGTTCTGGGTATGGCGATCGGAATTAATCTCCTTTTTGATATTCCGTTGATTGAAGGCGTTTTAATCACGGTATTAGACACTTTCCTGCTGTTATTCCTTATCAACAAAGGAATCCGAAAAATGGAGGCTTTTATTATTGTACTTGTAGCCATCATTGGGTTTTCGTTTATATTCGAAATGATTTTTGCTGAACCCGAACTGGATAAGGTTATTTATGGTCTCGTGCCCTCAATTCCAAGTTCTGCTGCTTTGTATATCGCTATCGGAATCATTGGTGCAACGGTAATGCCTCATAATTTGTACCTGCATTCGTCGCTGGTACAAACCCGAAAGTTCGACAGGACTCCCGCCGGAATTAAACAGGCGCTGAAATACAACTTTATAGATTCGACCATCGCCTTGAACCTTGCCTTTTTTGTCAATGCCGCCATACTAATTCTGGCAGCGGCGACCTTTTACAAAAACGGAATGTTTGAAGTAGCCGAAATTCAGGATGCACATAAATTCCTCGAGCCCTTACTGGGAACCAAATGGGCTCCAATTTTATTTGCTGTGGCCTTAATTGCTGCCGGACAAAGTTCTACCGTAACCGGAACCCTGGCTGGACAAATTGTAATGGAAGGTTACTTGAATTTGCGCATCCAGCCTTGGGTTCGCAGAATTATAACACGACTTATTGCTATCGTGCCTGCTGTCATAGTGATTTTAATTTATGGCGAGAGCGTAACGGGAAAACTGTTGATCCTTAGTCAGGTTATTTTAAGTCTACAGCTGGGTTTTGCGATTATTCCACTGATTCATTTTGTGAGCGATAAAACCAAAATGAAAGGATTTCATATTTCCAGAACAACACAGGTCGCAGCATGGATTATTGCTTCGATTATTGTAACCTTAAATGCAAAACTGGTATTTGACGAAATCACTTCATGGCTCGAAAGTTCAAATAACCCAACGGTACTCTGGTTTACTGTTGTTCCGCTTGCTTTTGGATTCCTGGCCCTGCTGCTTTACATCGTATTCAAACCTTTTGTTACCCGAATAAAATCAAACATTGAAAATCATTCCCCACATCATTTAAAATTAGTTTATACGCCAAAGGAAAGTTATGGCAAGAAAAATATAGCCATTACGGTCGATTTTTCTAAAGCCGATGAAGCCGCACTAAACAATGCCTTTGAACTGGGCGGAATCGATGCGCAATACACCTTAATTCACATTGTAGAAACTGTTGGAGCTTTGATGTACGGTGGTAATGTTGACGATCATGAAACGACCATCGACGAAAAATTACTATTAGAGTATAAAGAGATGCTTTCCACAAAAGGTTTCAAAATCAAAACCGAACTTGGCTTCGGAAAACCAAACAGTGTGATTCCGAACATCATCAATGTTGGTAATTTCGACATTCTGGTAATGGGAACCCACGGCCACACTGGTCTAAAAGATATTTTGTTTGGTACAACAGTAGATAAACTGAGACATAAAATTTCTATACCTTTGTTGATTGTTAAATAA
- a CDS encoding metal-dependent transcriptional regulator, with protein MTFSEENYLKSIYHLTASNDAEVSTNAIAEMMETKASSVTDMLKKLSEKDLVNYKKYQGVSLTENGKLAAKMIVRKHRLWEVFLVEKLNFSWDEVHDIAEQLEHIKSEQLINRLDDFLGNPTEDPHGDPIPDANGRIVKIEKQLLSELTDHQTGVCVGVKDTSSEFLKYLDKQGIALGSKIEFLSKESFDLSVKIKVDGKELSISNKIASNLFVKLV; from the coding sequence ATGACTTTTTCAGAAGAAAACTATCTTAAATCCATATACCATCTTACGGCTTCGAACGATGCTGAAGTGAGCACCAATGCTATTGCCGAAATGATGGAAACCAAAGCTTCATCAGTTACGGATATGCTTAAAAAGTTGTCTGAGAAAGATTTAGTGAATTACAAAAAGTATCAGGGCGTTTCATTGACCGAAAACGGAAAACTAGCCGCCAAAATGATTGTTCGGAAACACCGCTTGTGGGAAGTGTTTTTAGTAGAGAAACTAAATTTTTCCTGGGATGAAGTTCATGATATTGCCGAGCAACTCGAACACATCAAATCGGAGCAGTTGATTAATCGTCTGGATGATTTTCTGGGAAATCCTACCGAAGATCCGCACGGAGACCCAATTCCCGATGCCAATGGACGAATCGTCAAAATCGAGAAACAATTGCTTTCTGAATTAACGGACCATCAAACCGGAGTCTGCGTTGGTGTAAAAGATACTTCCTCAGAATTCCTAAAGTATCTGGACAAACAAGGGATTGCTCTGGGGTCGAAAATTGAATTCTTATCAAAAGAGTCATTCGATTTATCCGTTAAAATTAAGGTTGATGGAAAGGAATTGTCTATTTCGAATAAAATTGCCTCAAACTTGTTTGTAAAGCTGGTTTAG
- the hemA gene encoding glutamyl-tRNA reductase translates to MENNNVPKHLYFYSVGLSYKKADAEVRGQFSLDAVAKTRLLEQAKNEGIESLIVTSTCNRTEIYGFAEHPFQLIKLICDNSNGSVDAFQKVGFVYKNQEAINHMFRVGTGLDSQILGDFEIISQIKTSFTHSKSFGLANAFLERLVNAVIQASKKIKNETEISSGATSVSFASVQYILKNVEDIGNKNILLFGTGKIGRNTCENLVKHTKNEHITLINRTKDKAEKLAGKLNLIVKDYSELHLELQKADVVVVATGAQNPTVDKAILNLKKPLLILDLSIPKNVNENVEELEGVTLIHMDYLSQLTDETLENRKLHIPAAEAIIEEVKEEFITWTKGRKFAPTINALKEKLNAIKNSELDFQSRKIADFNEEQAEIISNRIIQKITTHFANHLKDDNTMVDESIEWIEKVFKIKAS, encoded by the coding sequence ATGGAAAACAATAACGTACCGAAACACCTTTATTTTTATTCAGTTGGTCTGAGTTATAAAAAAGCTGATGCTGAGGTCAGAGGTCAATTTAGTTTGGATGCAGTTGCTAAAACACGTTTGCTGGAACAAGCTAAAAATGAGGGAATAGAAAGTTTAATTGTCACTTCGACCTGCAACAGAACCGAGATTTACGGTTTTGCAGAACATCCTTTTCAGTTAATAAAATTAATTTGCGATAATAGTAACGGATCTGTTGATGCTTTTCAAAAAGTAGGATTCGTTTATAAAAATCAGGAAGCAATTAATCATATGTTTCGCGTAGGAACTGGCTTAGACAGTCAGATCTTAGGTGACTTCGAGATTATTTCTCAAATCAAAACCAGTTTTACCCATTCCAAATCATTTGGTTTAGCTAATGCTTTCTTGGAAAGACTGGTAAACGCCGTAATTCAGGCGAGTAAAAAAATCAAGAACGAAACAGAAATCAGTTCGGGAGCCACTTCGGTTTCTTTTGCATCGGTACAATACATTCTTAAAAATGTAGAAGATATTGGAAACAAAAACATTCTGCTTTTCGGAACGGGAAAAATAGGTAGAAATACTTGCGAAAATTTAGTAAAACATACTAAAAATGAACACATCACCTTAATCAATCGTACCAAAGACAAGGCAGAGAAACTAGCCGGAAAACTAAATCTGATTGTTAAGGATTATTCCGAATTACATCTTGAACTTCAAAAAGCTGATGTGGTAGTTGTTGCAACGGGTGCTCAGAATCCAACAGTAGACAAAGCAATCCTGAATCTAAAAAAACCTTTATTGATTTTAGATTTATCCATTCCGAAAAACGTTAATGAAAACGTGGAGGAATTAGAAGGTGTAACTTTGATTCATATGGATTATTTGTCGCAATTGACGGATGAAACGCTGGAAAACAGAAAACTTCATATTCCTGCTGCCGAAGCTATTATTGAAGAAGTTAAAGAAGAATTTATAACCTGGACAAAAGGCCGCAAATTCGCCCCTACCATTAATGCTTTAAAAGAGAAACTAAATGCGATTAAAAACTCGGAATTAGATTTTCAAAGCAGAAAAATTGCTGATTTCAATGAAGAACAGGCTGAAATTATCAGTAACCGTATCATTCAGAAAATCACTACTCATTTTGCCAATCACTTAAAAGACGACAATACCATGGTCGATGAAAGCATCGAATGGATCGAAAAAGTCTTCAAAATAAAAGCATCTTAA
- a CDS encoding enoyl-CoA hydratase/isomerase family protein, which translates to MNYENLLISIEEKIATVTINRPTKLNALNKATISDLSKAVKLLGKNDDVRVIIITGSGEKAFVAGADISEFANYNIVEGAQLAAEGQETLFDLIENLKKPVIAAVNGFALGGGLELAMACHFRVASDNAKMGLPEVTLGLIPGYGGTQRLPQLVGKGRAMEMIMTAAMISAEEAKQYGLVNHVVPQAELLEFTGGIAQKIIKNAPFAIAKAIKSINANFADGKNGFDTEIKSFGKCFGTQDFKEGTTAFLEKRKAEFTGK; encoded by the coding sequence ATGAACTACGAAAATCTTTTAATCTCAATTGAAGAAAAAATAGCAACCGTAACCATCAATAGACCTACCAAATTAAATGCATTAAACAAAGCTACGATCAGCGATTTAAGTAAAGCAGTGAAATTGTTAGGTAAAAATGACGATGTTCGTGTTATCATTATCACCGGAAGTGGCGAGAAAGCATTTGTAGCCGGGGCCGATATTTCAGAATTTGCCAATTATAATATTGTTGAAGGAGCACAGCTGGCTGCAGAGGGTCAGGAAACCTTATTTGATCTTATCGAAAATTTAAAGAAACCTGTAATTGCAGCCGTTAATGGTTTTGCTCTTGGTGGCGGACTAGAACTGGCCATGGCATGTCATTTTAGAGTAGCTTCAGACAATGCAAAAATGGGATTGCCGGAAGTAACTTTAGGATTGATTCCGGGTTACGGAGGAACACAGCGTTTGCCACAGTTAGTAGGGAAAGGCCGTGCAATGGAAATGATTATGACTGCCGCAATGATTTCTGCAGAAGAAGCTAAGCAGTACGGTTTAGTAAATCACGTAGTGCCACAAGCTGAACTTTTAGAATTTACTGGCGGAATTGCTCAGAAAATTATTAAAAATGCACCGTTTGCTATCGCTAAAGCTATAAAATCGATCAATGCGAATTTTGCAGATGGTAAAAATGGTTTTGATACCGAAATAAAATCATTCGGAAAATGTTTCGGAACCCAGGACTTTAAAGAAGGAACAACTGCCTTTTTAGAAAAACGTAAAGCTGAATTTACAGGAAAATAA
- the hemH gene encoding ferrochelatase — protein MKGVLLVNLGSPESPEPKDVKPYLDEFLMDKYVIDVPYLLRALLVRGIILRKRPEESAHAYAKIWWDEGSPLVVLSERMQKKVQPLVNVPVALAMRYGSMTIEKGLQELHEKGVTEVLLFPLYPQYAMASTLTILVKAEEIRKKKFPQMTFTDVPAFYNKPDYIKNLADSIQKHLVGFDYDHLLFSYHGIPERHIRKTDVTKSHCKIDGSCCNTPSPAHDFCYRHQCYETTRQVVKLLGLPEDKYSLTFQSRLAGDKWLEPYTDVEIDKMPAKGIKNLAVVTPAFVSDCLETLEEIAMRAKEDFEANGGEDFLAIPCLNDDDEWCQTVSNWINDWAK, from the coding sequence ATGAAAGGCGTATTATTAGTAAACTTAGGATCTCCGGAAAGCCCAGAACCAAAAGATGTAAAACCATACTTAGACGAATTTTTAATGGATAAATACGTGATTGATGTCCCGTATTTATTAAGAGCTTTGTTGGTTCGTGGTATTATTTTAAGAAAAAGACCAGAGGAATCAGCACATGCTTATGCGAAAATATGGTGGGATGAGGGTTCTCCTTTGGTTGTACTTTCTGAAAGAATGCAAAAAAAAGTTCAGCCTTTGGTAAATGTACCTGTTGCTTTAGCAATGCGTTACGGAAGCATGACGATCGAAAAAGGACTTCAGGAATTACATGAAAAAGGTGTTACAGAGGTATTGCTTTTCCCTTTATACCCACAATATGCGATGGCTTCGACTTTAACTATTTTAGTAAAGGCAGAAGAAATTCGCAAGAAGAAATTTCCGCAAATGACTTTTACTGATGTTCCTGCGTTTTACAATAAACCGGATTATATCAAGAATCTGGCTGATTCTATTCAGAAACATTTGGTTGGTTTTGATTACGATCATTTATTGTTCTCGTACCACGGAATTCCGGAACGTCATATTCGTAAAACCGATGTAACAAAATCACACTGTAAAATTGACGGATCTTGTTGTAATACACCTTCACCGGCACATGATTTTTGCTACCGTCATCAGTGTTATGAAACAACCAGACAAGTCGTGAAGTTATTAGGGCTTCCTGAAGATAAGTATAGCTTAACTTTTCAGTCACGTTTAGCGGGAGACAAATGGCTGGAGCCTTATACTGATGTTGAAATTGATAAGATGCCAGCAAAAGGAATCAAGAATTTAGCGGTGGTAACACCAGCTTTCGTTTCAGATTGTTTAGAAACTTTAGAGGAAATTGCAATGCGCGCCAAAGAAGATTTTGAAGCAAACGGAGGAGAAGATTTCTTAGCAATTCCGTGTTTGAATGATGATGACGAGTGGTGCCAGACCGTGAGTAACTGGATTAACGATTGGGCGAAATAA
- a CDS encoding AraC family transcriptional regulator, with amino-acid sequence MSSQEIIKIEDDFTLIRFQNDSSELFLGQHEVGSGLIQFHFGIKGNAKFLFNQGSYALELKEEKSLLLYNPQKELPLNLELSPNSWVISVIVSIKKFHALFSAEADYITFLSPDNKDKKYYNEGNISPSMAIVLSQLFHYNLHPSIKNLYYKGKGYELLSLYFNRTEDPNAEQCPFLIDEDNVLKIRRAKEIIIANMAEPPGLQELADEIGLNLKKLKMGFKQIYGDTVYGFLFDYKMDFARKLLDSGSYNVNEVGLKIGYSTGSHFIAAFKKKFATTPKKYLMSINANV; translated from the coding sequence ATGAGTTCTCAGGAAATTATAAAAATCGAAGATGACTTTACGCTGATCCGTTTTCAAAACGACAGTTCAGAGCTCTTTTTGGGGCAGCACGAAGTAGGTAGTGGTCTGATACAGTTTCATTTCGGAATAAAAGGCAATGCTAAATTTTTATTCAATCAGGGTAGTTATGCTTTAGAATTGAAGGAAGAAAAATCGTTGCTTTTGTACAATCCGCAGAAAGAATTACCATTGAATTTAGAACTTTCTCCAAATTCGTGGGTGATTTCAGTAATCGTATCGATCAAAAAATTTCACGCGTTGTTTTCTGCCGAAGCAGATTATATTACTTTTTTAAGTCCTGATAATAAGGACAAAAAATATTATAACGAAGGAAATATTAGTCCCTCTATGGCTATTGTACTGAGCCAGCTGTTTCATTACAACTTGCATCCGTCTATAAAAAACCTTTATTACAAAGGAAAAGGATATGAATTACTCAGCCTGTATTTTAACCGAACCGAAGATCCAAATGCAGAACAATGTCCGTTTTTGATTGATGAGGATAACGTTTTAAAGATAAGACGAGCGAAAGAAATTATCATTGCAAATATGGCTGAACCTCCGGGTTTACAGGAACTGGCCGATGAAATTGGTTTGAATCTGAAGAAACTAAAAATGGGTTTCAAACAAATCTATGGCGATACGGTATATGGATTTTTGTTTGATTATAAAATGGATTTCGCCCGAAAACTGCTCGACAGCGGTTCTTATAACGTAAATGAGGTAGGGCTAAAAATTGGTTACAGCACAGGGAGTCATTTTATAGCGGCATTCAAGAAAAAATTTGCCACCACTCCTAAAAAATACCTGATGTCGATTAATGCGAATGTTTAA
- the hemC gene encoding hydroxymethylbilane synthase has protein sequence MAEKTIRIGTRDSELALWQAHTVEKKLNDLGYKTEIIAVKSTGDIILDKPLYELGITGIFTKTLDVAMINGDIDIAVHSMKDVPTALPKGIVQAAVLERANVLDILVHKGNPDFANPSTIATGSLRRQAQWFNKYPNHTVVDLRGNVNTRMQKLQDNNWDGAVFAAAGLERINLKPENFIDLDWMIPAPAQGAMMVVAMENDNYALEALSQLNDIETEICTYIERQFLRTLEGGCTAPIGALVRYNEDEDTLHFQGVLLSVDGKQKLEIDKTVEIGEWKKLGFFAAQEILNNGGTELMQAIKESLKK, from the coding sequence ATGGCAGAAAAAACAATCAGAATTGGAACTCGCGATAGCGAATTAGCACTTTGGCAGGCACATACTGTCGAGAAAAAACTAAACGATCTTGGGTATAAAACCGAGATTATAGCTGTAAAATCTACAGGTGATATTATTCTTGACAAACCTCTTTACGAACTTGGAATTACAGGAATATTCACCAAAACTTTAGATGTTGCCATGATAAATGGCGATATAGATATTGCTGTTCATTCGATGAAAGATGTACCGACTGCTTTACCAAAAGGTATTGTTCAGGCGGCAGTTTTAGAAAGAGCCAATGTTCTCGATATTTTAGTTCATAAAGGAAATCCTGATTTTGCTAATCCAAGTACAATTGCAACCGGAAGTCTGCGTCGTCAGGCACAATGGTTCAACAAATATCCGAATCACACTGTTGTCGATTTACGTGGAAATGTAAATACCCGTATGCAAAAACTACAGGACAACAACTGGGACGGTGCTGTTTTTGCCGCTGCAGGTTTGGAGCGCATCAACTTAAAACCAGAAAATTTTATCGATTTAGACTGGATGATTCCCGCACCGGCACAAGGAGCAATGATGGTTGTGGCGATGGAGAACGACAATTATGCTTTAGAGGCTCTGTCACAATTAAACGATATTGAAACGGAGATTTGTACCTATATCGAACGTCAGTTTTTAAGAACTTTAGAAGGAGGCTGTACAGCACCAATTGGGGCTTTGGTTCGTTATAACGAAGACGAGGACACACTTCATTTTCAGGGAGTTTTACTTTCGGTTGACGGAAAACAAAAACTGGAAATCGACAAAACCGTTGAAATTGGAGAGTGGAAAAAACTAGGATTCTTTGCTGCTCAGGAAATCCTGAACAACGGCGGAACCGAATTGATGCAGGCTATTAAAGAATCTTTGAAGAAGTAA
- a CDS encoding CopD family protein codes for MEYYNYLKSLHLIFVITWFAGLFYIVRLFVYQIEASEKPSPEKEILQAQYKIMAYRLWYIITWPSAILASIFAFWMLFFTDLGNAWLKMPWMHVKLCFVFLLYLYHLKCHQIFKQLQNDEVKYSNNFMRLWNEGATIILFAVVFLVVLKSAINWIFGVIGIILFSVLIMLGFRFYKRIREKK; via the coding sequence ATGGAATATTACAATTACTTAAAATCACTGCATCTTATATTTGTAATCACTTGGTTTGCAGGTTTGTTTTATATAGTGCGTTTGTTTGTGTATCAAATCGAAGCCAGCGAAAAACCATCTCCTGAAAAAGAAATTTTGCAGGCACAGTACAAAATAATGGCCTATCGTTTGTGGTACATTATTACATGGCCGTCCGCAATTTTAGCAAGTATTTTTGCTTTTTGGATGCTGTTTTTTACCGATTTAGGAAACGCCTGGCTCAAAATGCCATGGATGCATGTAAAATTGTGTTTTGTTTTTCTGCTGTATCTGTATCATTTAAAATGCCATCAGATTTTTAAGCAACTACAGAATGATGAGGTGAAATATTCCAATAACTTCATGCGTTTATGGAATGAAGGTGCTACCATCATACTGTTTGCAGTAGTTTTTTTAGTGGTTTTAAAAAGTGCCATCAACTGGATTTTTGGCGTTATCGGAATTATTTTATTCTCGGTTTTGATCATGCTGGGATTCCGTTTTTATAAAAGAATTAGAGAAAAGAAATAG
- a CDS encoding DinB family protein, protein MDELRGILWRQFGAVIDMLESSILVCPEHFWDKIDFWYSAYHTIFWMDYYASAEPDTFSPPIPFSLSEFDPQGILPERIYRKEELLDYLEYSRKKVFYLIEGLNEETSKERFITSNKNYSRIEMILYNMRHVQHHIGQLNLLLRQNVDVAGKWVSQTDKTYG, encoded by the coding sequence ATGGATGAACTTAGAGGAATATTATGGAGACAATTTGGCGCTGTAATAGACATGCTCGAAAGTTCGATTTTAGTTTGTCCTGAACATTTTTGGGACAAAATAGATTTTTGGTATTCTGCTTATCACACTATTTTCTGGATGGATTATTATGCATCTGCAGAGCCGGATACATTTTCTCCTCCTATACCCTTTTCTTTATCAGAGTTTGATCCGCAAGGAATTTTACCCGAAAGAATTTACCGGAAAGAAGAACTACTTGACTATCTGGAGTATTCCCGTAAAAAGGTTTTTTATTTAATTGAGGGATTAAACGAAGAAACCTCAAAAGAAAGATTCATTACCTCAAATAAGAACTACAGTCGGATTGAGATGATTTTGTACAACATGCGGCATGTACAGCATCATATTGGTCAGCTAAATTTGCTGCTGAGACAAAATGTTGATGTTGCTGGAAAATGGGTTTCACAAACCGATAAGACATACGGTTGA